In Arachis stenosperma cultivar V10309 chromosome 1, arast.V10309.gnm1.PFL2, whole genome shotgun sequence, one DNA window encodes the following:
- the LOC130960449 gene encoding uncharacterized protein LOC130960449, with protein MRCSRFLHVSQQIRRTLIQNPKSNHQSQLQSRIAILARSFSTDSSSQDSNPVVKSEKVSLIVDELTALTLMEVVDLVEIMQKKKGINELPLMMLMTPGMELGGLKGALRKGAAKGGGGAGASAAGEEAKKEEKTVFDVKLDAFDAAAKIKVIKEVRTFTSLGLKEAKDLVEKVPTVLKKGLTKEEAEAIIAKLKEVGAKASME; from the coding sequence atgaggTGTTCGCGATTCCTACACGTATCACAACAAATCCGAAGAACCCTAATACAGAACCCTAAATCCAACCACCAATCGCAGCTCCAATCTCGTATTGCGATCTTGGCGCGCAGTTTCAGCACCGATTCTTCTTCCCAGGATTCGAACCCGGTCGTGAAATCCGAGAAGGTTTCGTTGATCGTGGACGAGCTCACAGCGCTGACGCTAATGGAAGTGGTGGACCTGGTGGAGATTATGCagaagaaaaagggaattaACGAGTTACCGTTGATGATGCTGATGACCCCGGGAATGGAGCTCGGGGGATTGAAGGGTGCTCTGAGAAAAGGTGCGGCAAAGGGAGGTGGTGGTGCTGGCGCTAGTGCTGCCGGAGAGGAAGCAAAGAAGGAAGAGAAGACGGTGTTTGACGTGAAGCTGGATGCTTTCGACGCCGCGGCGAAGATCAAGGTGATAAAGGAGGTGAGAACTTTCACGAGCTTGGGGTTGAAGGAGGCGAAGGACTTGGTGGAGAAGGTGCCAACGGTCTTGAAGAAGGGTTTGACAAAAGAGGAGGCTGAGGCCATCATTGCCAAGCTCAAGGAGGTTGGAGCAAAAGCCTCAATGGAATGA